A stretch of the Desulforamulus ferrireducens genome encodes the following:
- the spoIIIAB gene encoding stage III sporulation protein SpoIIIAB gives MLKILGAATVIISCTLIGLIVANGYSRRPREIRALLNALQMLETEVSYGATPLPEALALVAQRCDPRVALLFNRASEELLTLRGITARESWQAALNELYPKSALNQSDRTILLELGNNLGVSDREDQLKHLALAREQLKLEQAKAEEDSQRNTKIYNYLGFLGGLTLVLIFI, from the coding sequence ATGTTGAAAATATTGGGTGCAGCCACAGTGATTATTTCCTGTACCTTAATTGGCTTAATCGTCGCCAATGGCTACAGCCGGCGGCCCAGAGAAATTCGGGCCCTGTTAAATGCGCTGCAAATGCTGGAAACAGAGGTGTCTTACGGAGCAACACCTCTGCCCGAAGCCCTGGCCCTGGTGGCCCAGCGATGTGATCCCAGGGTTGCCTTGCTGTTTAATCGGGCCAGCGAAGAATTGTTAACCTTACGGGGTATCACCGCCAGGGAATCCTGGCAGGCAGCCCTGAACGAATTATACCCTAAATCCGCCCTGAACCAGAGTGATCGCACCATTTTGCTGGAGCTGGGCAACAACCTGGGGGTTTCGGATCGGGAAGATCAGCTGAAACATTTAGCCTTGGCCAGGGAGCAGCTAAAACTGGAGCAGGCTAAAGCGGAGGAGGATTCCCAGAGGAATACCAAGATTTATAACTACCTGGGTTTCCTAGGGGGGCTTACCTTGGTGCTGATTTTTATTTAG
- a CDS encoding SpoIIIAH-like family protein — protein sequence MPKRFWLLGLMTLAGVALLVVGWQGDVERAINAVKQSNSVTIEQREDQPGKNDLIVKPDTTPSGNAVEVQQDSNREDVDDVMQEGSGFFVEYRLERERSRGQQIEIAREIINNANADPEVRKKAQEQMYQISNALQKELEVESLIRAKGYKDSVVFLEGNTATVVIQAKDLTQEDAMKITDLVSRSTQVSAQNVVIIPKY from the coding sequence TTGCCTAAACGTTTTTGGTTGTTAGGACTAATGACTTTGGCTGGGGTAGCACTGCTGGTTGTGGGTTGGCAAGGGGATGTGGAGCGGGCCATCAATGCTGTTAAACAGTCCAACTCTGTGACCATAGAGCAAAGGGAGGATCAGCCTGGCAAGAATGACCTCATTGTCAAGCCGGATACCACTCCCTCCGGCAATGCTGTGGAAGTACAGCAGGACAGTAACCGGGAGGATGTAGATGATGTTATGCAAGAGGGCAGTGGTTTCTTTGTGGAATATCGTTTAGAGAGGGAAAGAAGCCGGGGACAGCAAATTGAAATTGCCAGGGAAATTATCAACAATGCCAATGCCGATCCCGAGGTGCGTAAGAAGGCCCAGGAACAAATGTATCAAATTAGTAATGCGCTGCAAAAGGAACTGGAAGTAGAAAGCCTCATTCGGGCTAAAGGTTACAAAGATTCCGTGGTATTTTTAGAGGGCAATACTGCCACTGTGGTTATCCAGGCCAAGGATCTGACGCAAGAAGACGCCATGAAGATCACGGATTTAGTATCCCGCAGTACCCAGGTGAGTGCGCAGAATGTGGTGATCATACCGAAGTATTAA
- the spoIIIAE gene encoding stage III sporulation protein AE: protein MPRIIYILLLLCLLLSPVSVQAATEGQDLSPEGQLAELELGKLEEFVDHLNAEIEGAIPELNFKELVLQVVKGDVDLQVADIFTGLFKYLFKEVVANTSLLGKLVVLAVICAVLQNLMSAFEKGTTGKIAYAVSYLVLLTLAVGSFTLALNIGREAIDDMVQFMQALLPLLLTLLAAMGGVASTAIFHPIIFGSITVIGTVIKVIVFPLLFFSAVLSILSYFSERFQVSRLADLLKTVAMAVLGLCSTIFLGVFAIKGVAGSVADGVAIRTAKFATDAFIPVVGGMFSDALDAVIGSSLLIKNAVGIVGVIIIFILTIMPMLKIFAVAFVYKLAGALIQPVGDKQMADCLSGLGKSLLTVFAAVATVGLLFFFAITIVVGMGDLMTMLR, encoded by the coding sequence ATGCCCAGAATAATTTATATCCTATTACTCCTTTGTCTACTGTTATCCCCAGTCTCTGTACAAGCAGCAACGGAAGGGCAGGACCTCAGCCCGGAGGGGCAGTTGGCCGAGCTAGAGCTGGGCAAGCTGGAGGAATTTGTAGACCATCTGAATGCCGAAATAGAAGGAGCCATACCGGAGCTTAATTTTAAAGAACTGGTGCTACAGGTGGTTAAAGGGGATGTGGACCTACAAGTAGCGGATATTTTTACGGGTTTGTTTAAGTACCTGTTTAAAGAGGTGGTGGCTAATACCTCTCTATTGGGAAAATTGGTGGTGTTAGCAGTTATCTGTGCGGTATTGCAAAACTTAATGTCTGCCTTTGAGAAGGGAACCACCGGCAAAATTGCCTATGCTGTCAGTTACCTGGTGCTGCTGACCCTGGCAGTGGGTTCCTTTACCCTGGCACTGAATATTGGCAGGGAAGCCATTGATGATATGGTGCAATTTATGCAAGCTTTACTGCCGTTGTTGCTTACCCTGTTAGCGGCCATGGGCGGTGTGGCCTCTACGGCAATCTTCCATCCCATCATTTTTGGGTCCATTACCGTCATTGGCACAGTAATTAAAGTTATTGTGTTCCCCTTACTTTTCTTTTCGGCAGTGTTAAGCATTCTTAGTTATTTCTCCGAAAGGTTTCAGGTATCTCGCTTAGCTGATCTCTTGAAAACCGTGGCCATGGCTGTACTGGGGCTTTGCTCCACAATCTTTCTCGGTGTCTTTGCCATTAAAGGGGTTGCGGGTTCGGTGGCAGACGGTGTGGCTATACGCACGGCGAAGTTTGCCACTGATGCCTTTATTCCCGTGGTAGGCGGTATGTTTTCCGATGCCCTGGATGCGGTAATTGGTTCTTCCCTATTAATCAAAAATGCCGTAGGTATAGTTGGTGTCATTATTATTTTCATCTTGACCATCATGCCAATGCTAAAAATCTTTGCGGTAGCCTTTGTCTATAAGCTGGCAGGGGCTCTCATCCAACCGGTGGGGGACAAGCAAATGGCCGACTGTCTCTCTGGTTTAGGCAAGAGTTTGTTAACGGTCTTTGCTGCGGTGGCCACCGTAGGCCTACTGTTTTTCTTTGCCATCACTATCGTTGTAGGAATGGGTGATTTAATGACCATGTTACGTTAA
- the spoIIIAD gene encoding stage III sporulation protein AD: MDIFQIVGLGLVVCLLAIILRYRKPPMAILLTMTAGIIIFIIMLPQITAVFNILRDLASQANVNMVYMGTILKIVGVAYIADFGSQICRDAGEGALASKIEFAAKIIVLVMAVPIIVAVLQSLIKLVP, from the coding sequence ATGGATATCTTTCAAATCGTCGGATTAGGCTTGGTGGTTTGTCTCCTGGCCATTATTTTACGCTACCGAAAACCACCCATGGCCATCTTGCTAACCATGACGGCGGGCATCATCATTTTTATCATTATGCTGCCGCAAATTACAGCAGTGTTTAACATTCTCAGAGATTTAGCCAGTCAAGCCAATGTCAACATGGTTTACATGGGAACAATTTTAAAAATTGTGGGAGTGGCTTATATTGCGGATTTTGGCTCACAAATCTGTCGCGATGCCGGTGAAGGGGCTTTGGCCTCGAAAATAGAGTTTGCCGCGAAAATAATTGTCCTGGTCATGGCAGTGCCCATTATTGTGGCTGTCCTGCAATCTTTAATAAAACTGGTGCCTTAA
- a CDS encoding FAD-dependent oxidoreductase has translation MSGKKILIIGGVAAGPKTAARARRLDPEAQITILEKGRHISYAGCGMPFYLSGQIHDFDHLYSTAYGVKRDPAFFKAERGVDVLLGMEAISIDRANKKVVARNVETGEETVFEYDKLVLGTGSYPITPPIENLDLKGVYRLNHLTDAQVIKQAMDAGEVNDVVIIGTGFIGMEALDAVFSPMRTVTVVEFKETLLPGILDPDMGKLLYKQLYEQGIEGRFGEKVLRLEGEDGKVTRVITDKGAIDADAVILAVGVRPNVKLAQEAGLTIGETGAISVNEYMQTSDPDIYALGDCVENTHLITGKKVFAPMATYANRQGRVVGDNVTGGKSTFKGILGTGVLHCMNMNVARTGLGEVQAKALGYDVETVRVSTFDMTHYHPNSKKVLFKMIVDKNTRKILGIQGIGQGEVAKRIDVVATMINYGGTLDDLLELDLGYAPPFSTPIDPMVHTGNTLKNKLAGVAKTYSPEEVQAKLERGEDFLLLDVRTPQQFNMRHIEDDRVQQLTLGELRDKLDQVPRDKEIVTVCVMGSRAYEAARILEGAGFKDVKFMEAGMEGWPFDMDE, from the coding sequence TTGTCAGGCAAAAAAATTCTTATTATCGGCGGTGTAGCCGCAGGACCTAAAACAGCGGCCAGGGCCCGTCGGTTAGACCCTGAAGCTCAGATTACCATTCTTGAAAAAGGGAGACACATATCCTATGCCGGTTGCGGTATGCCCTTTTATCTTTCCGGACAAATTCATGATTTTGATCACCTGTATTCCACAGCCTATGGTGTGAAGCGGGACCCTGCTTTCTTTAAAGCCGAGCGTGGTGTGGATGTGCTGCTGGGCATGGAAGCTATCTCCATTGACAGAGCCAATAAAAAAGTTGTGGCCCGCAATGTGGAGACCGGGGAAGAAACAGTATTTGAATATGACAAACTGGTGTTGGGTACCGGTTCTTATCCCATTACACCACCCATCGAAAACTTGGATCTGAAAGGTGTTTATCGACTGAACCACTTAACCGATGCCCAGGTTATTAAACAAGCCATGGATGCCGGCGAAGTGAATGATGTTGTCATTATTGGTACAGGTTTCATTGGTATGGAAGCCTTAGATGCAGTGTTTAGCCCCATGCGTACAGTTACCGTGGTGGAATTTAAAGAGACTCTGCTGCCGGGCATTCTGGACCCGGATATGGGTAAGCTTCTTTATAAGCAACTTTACGAACAGGGCATTGAAGGCCGCTTTGGCGAGAAAGTGCTTCGTTTGGAAGGGGAAGACGGTAAGGTTACCCGTGTCATCACCGATAAGGGTGCCATTGATGCAGATGCTGTTATCTTAGCAGTGGGCGTCCGCCCTAATGTCAAGCTGGCCCAGGAGGCAGGACTGACCATTGGTGAAACCGGTGCCATCAGTGTCAATGAATATATGCAGACCAGCGATCCCGATATCTATGCCCTGGGTGACTGTGTGGAAAACACCCACCTTATCACCGGCAAGAAAGTATTTGCTCCCATGGCTACCTACGCTAACCGGCAGGGACGTGTGGTGGGTGACAATGTTACCGGTGGCAAATCCACCTTCAAGGGGATTCTGGGTACCGGTGTACTGCACTGCATGAACATGAATGTGGCCCGCACCGGTCTGGGTGAAGTACAGGCCAAGGCTTTGGGTTATGATGTTGAAACTGTTCGGGTTTCTACCTTTGATATGACCCACTATCATCCCAACAGCAAAAAAGTGCTGTTTAAAATGATTGTGGATAAAAATACCCGCAAGATTTTAGGTATTCAGGGCATTGGCCAGGGTGAAGTGGCCAAGCGGATTGATGTGGTAGCCACCATGATTAACTACGGTGGAACCTTGGACGACCTGCTGGAACTGGATCTGGGCTATGCCCCACCCTTCAGCACCCCCATTGATCCCATGGTACACACCGGCAATACCCTCAAGAATAAATTAGCAGGTGTGGCTAAAACCTACTCTCCGGAAGAGGTACAAGCCAAACTGGAGCGCGGCGAAGACTTTCTCCTGTTGGATGTTCGCACACCCCAGCAGTTTAATATGCGTCACATTGAGGACGACCGGGTGCAACAGCTTACCCTGGGTGAGTTGAGGGATAAACTGGATCAAGTGCCCAGGGATAAAGAAATCGTCACCGTATGCGTAATGGGCTCCCGAGCCTATGAAGCAGCCCGTATTTTAGAAGGTGCCGGTTTTAAGGATGTTAAATTTATGGAAGCAGGTATGGAAGGCTGGCCCTTTGACATGGATGAATAA
- the spoIIIAC gene encoding stage III sporulation protein AC, giving the protein MGNIDLIFKIAGVGLLTAVLSTLLKEYKKEDYAILATLGGLTIVLFWVVQLLGNLFDQVKSVFKLF; this is encoded by the coding sequence ATGGGCAATATCGACCTGATTTTTAAAATTGCCGGCGTGGGTTTATTGACTGCTGTACTCAGCACCCTGTTAAAGGAATACAAGAAGGAAGATTATGCTATCCTAGCCACCCTGGGAGGCCTCACCATAGTGCTTTTTTGGGTGGTGCAATTGCTGGGGAACTTGTTCGACCAGGTAAAATCAGTTTTTAAGCTGTTCTAA
- a CDS encoding transposase gives MELELKERLHLFFSNLSLEPYTVKLRSRLPQGAKGFRRDAILRALLAAPLVGISTFTGLVDRLKSDIRFRYQCGFGVGSVPSIATFSRVFQKITTLNLAEELFLALVKECREKGVISGEVIAIDSTAINAYEQKQARHKSKNTGNGDWGAKKDSFGNTVTWFGYKLHLAVDTESELPIAFEVTPANVNDGDLGPVLIEKVSSSVPENEKPKFYVMDAGYDQLKNYEAAHKNSAQAIIPLNLRNEKEPPAGMTSNGTPVCSMGYEMVYWGADKNILKFRCPHILGKVDCPFGSAWCSASNYGLVKKVNIKEDLRRYSSPHRNTRKWEELYDQRTAVERVNSRLKVHLTANRLHVWGIKKVKTHLLLNMIVLLVGALACKQSLQKAA, from the coding sequence ATGGAACTTGAATTAAAAGAACGATTGCATCTATTTTTTTCAAACTTATCCCTGGAACCATATACTGTCAAACTAAGAAGTCGATTACCCCAAGGAGCTAAAGGTTTTAGAAGAGATGCCATCTTGAGGGCATTGCTGGCAGCTCCCCTTGTTGGTATTAGCACATTTACCGGCTTGGTAGACCGTTTGAAATCTGATATACGGTTTCGTTATCAATGCGGATTTGGCGTAGGCAGTGTACCTTCCATAGCCACATTCAGCCGGGTATTTCAGAAGATAACAACCTTAAATTTGGCAGAAGAACTTTTCCTGGCCTTGGTGAAAGAGTGCCGCGAAAAAGGCGTTATCAGCGGCGAAGTGATTGCTATAGATAGTACGGCTATTAACGCTTACGAACAAAAACAAGCACGCCATAAAAGCAAGAATACAGGCAATGGCGATTGGGGAGCTAAAAAAGACTCCTTTGGCAATACCGTAACCTGGTTTGGCTACAAACTTCATCTGGCTGTGGATACCGAAAGCGAATTGCCTATAGCATTTGAAGTTACTCCTGCTAATGTGAATGATGGTGATCTTGGCCCGGTATTAATAGAAAAAGTTAGTTCATCTGTTCCTGAGAATGAAAAACCCAAGTTTTATGTTATGGACGCAGGCTATGACCAACTAAAGAACTATGAAGCAGCTCACAAAAATTCAGCCCAGGCCATTATTCCCTTAAACCTTCGTAACGAGAAAGAACCCCCTGCTGGAATGACATCCAATGGCACTCCGGTTTGCTCCATGGGTTATGAGATGGTCTACTGGGGAGCAGATAAGAACATTTTAAAATTTCGTTGCCCCCACATTCTCGGCAAGGTAGACTGTCCATTTGGTTCTGCCTGGTGTTCCGCTTCAAATTACGGGCTGGTCAAAAAAGTCAATATTAAAGAAGATCTGCGTCGTTACTCCAGTCCTCATCGAAACACCAGAAAATGGGAAGAGTTGTATGACCAGAGAACAGCCGTCGAGAGAGTAAATTCAAGACTAAAAGTTCATCTTACAGCCAATCGGTTGCATGTTTGGGGAATCAAAAAAGTTAAAACTCATCTGTTGCTAAACATGATTGTTTTATTGGTCGGCGCTTTGGCTTGTAAGCAATCACTACAAAAAGCAGCATAA
- the spoIIIAF gene encoding stage III sporulation protein AF: MEGLESIKALVQVLVIIIVMAVLIEMLLPSSSMHDYVKMVMGLLVIVVVLEAGANLVKQDFKFELPALQQSSSGPSLETILGEGERLAGKNKEQALAEYRQGLEKQVLALAKLQNDLNVTGARIKTAGQPGDPEFGRLTGVVLEISEAQAENEQLVDRIKPVEITVGTNNSVEDTANNALVHSEQARKLAQTVANFYNIPVEQVQVVQVKQ; this comes from the coding sequence ATGGAAGGTTTGGAGAGTATCAAAGCGTTGGTACAGGTTTTGGTGATCATCATCGTCATGGCGGTACTCATTGAAATGTTACTGCCCAGCAGTAGCATGCATGATTACGTCAAGATGGTGATGGGTCTGCTGGTTATTGTGGTGGTCTTGGAAGCCGGCGCTAATTTGGTCAAACAGGACTTTAAATTTGAATTGCCGGCTCTGCAGCAAAGCTCTTCAGGCCCCTCCTTAGAAACAATTTTAGGAGAGGGGGAGCGTTTAGCGGGAAAAAACAAAGAACAGGCCCTGGCGGAGTACCGGCAAGGCCTGGAAAAACAAGTCCTGGCCCTGGCTAAATTACAAAATGACTTAAATGTAACCGGAGCCCGCATCAAAACCGCCGGTCAACCAGGGGACCCGGAATTTGGCCGTTTGACCGGTGTGGTGTTAGAAATCTCTGAGGCTCAGGCAGAGAATGAACAACTGGTGGATAGGATAAAACCTGTGGAGATTACCGTAGGAACCAACAACTCGGTGGAGGACACAGCCAATAATGCCTTAGTCCATAGTGAACAGGCCAGGAAACTGGCTCAAACAGTGGCAAATTTTTATAACATTCCGGTGGAACAGGTGCAGGTGGTGCAGGTGAAACAATAG
- the accB gene encoding acetyl-CoA carboxylase biotin carboxyl carrier protein, which translates to MTHRLKITDTTLRDGHQSLWATRMATEDMLPILEKLDHMGYHSLEVWGGATFDVCLRFLNEDPWERLRLIKKHVKNTPLQMLLRGQSLLGYMHYPDDVLEAFIHKTVENGINIIRIFDALNDIRNIEKALQVTKRAGAHAQATVVYTVSPVHTTEHYLETALRLEEMGADSICIKDMAGLLAPFKAYELVKLFKANLNVPVHLHCHYIGGMAVGAYLKAAEAGVDVVDTASVPMAFGASQPPVETVVRALKGTPYDTGLSIKSLFEVAQYFENLRKELGQQRGVTRINDMRVFEHQVPGGMISNLVSQLEQQKALHRLDEVLEEIPRVREELGYPPLVTPTSQIVGTQAVLNVLTGQRYKMIPGEVKMYVEGWYGQPPATIDPSISRKVLGDKEPITCRPADLLEPKMDKLREEIKDLAISQEDVLSYAMFPQVARKFFEARKRGETGPQRKAASIKPGAPADANGAKSSKEAKNVNLSELKELIKVLDQTDITEIDLESDGVKVSIRKGGKVSASGVTVAPVAEAAVTEKAKTAEVPPVAVAAPAPQEAVSPATDLVPVTAPMVGTFYQAPAPDAPPFVKVGDTVKPGQPLCIIEAMKLMNEIEAEVAGEIVEVLVENGQPVEYGQKLFLIRKK; encoded by the coding sequence ATGACTCATCGTTTAAAAATTACCGACACAACCCTGCGTGATGGGCATCAAAGTCTGTGGGCTACTCGCATGGCCACGGAAGATATGCTGCCAATCTTAGAAAAACTGGATCATATGGGCTATCATTCCCTGGAGGTATGGGGTGGGGCAACCTTTGATGTTTGCCTGCGTTTCCTTAATGAAGATCCTTGGGAACGCCTCAGACTGATCAAAAAGCATGTCAAAAACACCCCTCTACAAATGTTGTTGCGAGGGCAATCGTTGCTTGGTTATATGCATTACCCGGATGATGTGTTGGAAGCATTTATCCATAAAACCGTGGAAAACGGCATAAATATTATCCGCATCTTTGATGCACTTAACGACATTCGCAACATCGAGAAGGCCTTACAGGTTACCAAGCGCGCCGGTGCCCATGCCCAGGCCACCGTTGTTTATACCGTTAGTCCTGTCCATACTACAGAGCACTACCTGGAAACAGCCCTTCGTTTGGAAGAAATGGGTGCCGATTCCATCTGTATAAAGGACATGGCTGGGTTGTTGGCCCCCTTTAAAGCCTATGAACTGGTAAAGCTCTTTAAAGCTAATCTAAATGTGCCTGTGCATCTGCACTGCCACTACATTGGCGGTATGGCGGTGGGAGCCTATCTCAAGGCTGCCGAAGCAGGTGTAGATGTGGTGGATACTGCCTCAGTTCCCATGGCTTTCGGTGCATCCCAACCGCCGGTTGAGACAGTTGTCCGGGCCTTAAAAGGAACTCCCTATGACACCGGTCTAAGTATTAAGTCCTTATTTGAAGTAGCTCAATATTTTGAAAACCTCCGCAAAGAACTGGGGCAACAACGTGGCGTCACCAGAATTAACGATATGCGGGTTTTTGAACATCAAGTACCCGGTGGCATGATTTCTAATCTCGTGTCACAATTGGAACAACAGAAAGCCCTGCATCGCTTGGATGAGGTGTTGGAGGAAATCCCACGGGTGAGGGAAGAATTAGGTTACCCCCCCTTGGTTACACCCACCAGTCAGATTGTGGGGACCCAGGCTGTGCTTAACGTACTTACCGGTCAAAGATACAAAATGATACCAGGTGAGGTCAAAATGTATGTGGAGGGTTGGTATGGTCAACCCCCAGCCACCATCGATCCATCCATTAGCCGCAAGGTCTTGGGGGACAAAGAACCCATTACCTGTAGACCGGCGGACTTACTGGAACCCAAAATGGATAAACTAAGGGAAGAAATAAAAGATTTGGCCATTAGCCAGGAAGATGTGCTGTCCTATGCCATGTTTCCCCAGGTAGCCCGCAAATTTTTTGAGGCTCGCAAAAGGGGAGAAACCGGACCACAGCGCAAGGCAGCATCCATTAAGCCGGGGGCGCCGGCTGATGCTAATGGCGCCAAGAGTTCTAAGGAGGCCAAAAACGTGAACCTTAGCGAATTAAAAGAACTAATTAAAGTATTAGACCAAACGGATATAACCGAGATAGATTTAGAGAGTGATGGCGTAAAGGTATCTATCCGTAAAGGTGGTAAGGTATCTGCCAGTGGCGTTACTGTAGCACCTGTGGCAGAGGCTGCGGTCACCGAAAAAGCTAAAACTGCGGAAGTGCCGCCGGTTGCTGTGGCTGCTCCTGCACCCCAGGAGGCAGTGTCACCTGCGACAGATTTGGTGCCGGTTACTGCACCCATGGTGGGCACCTTTTATCAAGCTCCCGCACCGGATGCTCCCCCCTTTGTTAAAGTGGGTGACACCGTAAAACCTGGCCAGCCCCTGTGCATTATTGAAGCTATGAAGTTAATGAACGAAATTGAAGCTGAAGTGGCAGGGGAAATTGTGGAAGTTTTGGTGGAGAACGGCCAGCCAGTTGAATATGGACAAAAATTGTTCTTGATTAGGAAAAAGTAG
- the spoIIIAA gene encoding stage III sporulation protein AA, whose amino-acid sequence MSISRQTTLDEVLHLLPPNLRELLSNLPTNIKASVEEIRLRQGRPLMLGLAQGDRFVSTQGAVLDSWEGAYRISATDVERVTQLVSRSSLYALEEELRNGFITLPGGHRVGITGKVLTEQGRVKNIKYISGFNFRISREVPGVADRVLPYLIAPEGRFLHTVLVSPPRCGKTTLLRDLVRRLSEGVPELGFPGATVGVVDERSEIAGCYRGIPQRDVGPRTDVLDACPKAAGMMMLLRSMGPAIIATDEIGRQEDITALEEVINAGVKVLTTIHGSSLEELADRPALQYLLKIKAFQRLVILGRSRGVGTVEDIIDGQTMRSLGVKLC is encoded by the coding sequence ATGTCAATTTCACGGCAAACCACGCTGGATGAAGTTTTGCATTTACTACCCCCGAACCTTAGAGAACTATTAAGTAATTTGCCCACTAACATAAAAGCCTCTGTGGAGGAAATACGCCTGCGCCAGGGACGACCCCTCATGCTGGGGTTAGCCCAGGGAGACAGATTTGTTTCTACCCAGGGGGCGGTATTGGATTCCTGGGAGGGGGCTTACCGGATCAGTGCCACAGATGTGGAGCGAGTTACTCAACTGGTTAGCCGCAGCTCGCTCTATGCTTTGGAAGAGGAATTAAGGAACGGCTTTATTACTCTGCCCGGTGGACATCGGGTGGGCATCACCGGTAAGGTGCTCACTGAACAGGGGCGAGTAAAAAATATTAAGTATATTTCAGGTTTCAACTTTCGCATTTCCCGAGAGGTACCAGGGGTGGCAGACAGGGTACTGCCTTATCTAATAGCCCCGGAGGGAAGGTTTCTGCATACTGTTTTGGTGTCACCACCCCGCTGTGGCAAAACCACACTATTGAGGGATTTGGTGCGGCGGCTCAGTGAAGGAGTGCCGGAACTGGGGTTTCCGGGAGCTACTGTGGGTGTGGTGGACGAGCGCTCTGAGATTGCCGGCTGCTACCGTGGTATCCCCCAGCGGGATGTTGGCCCCCGCACCGATGTGTTGGACGCCTGCCCCAAGGCAGCGGGGATGATGATGTTGCTGCGTTCCATGGGACCGGCCATCATTGCCACGGACGAAATTGGCCGACAGGAGGATATAACTGCCTTGGAGGAAGTAATCAATGCCGGGGTCAAGGTGCTGACAACCATTCATGGGTCCTCCCTGGAAGAATTGGCAGACCGACCGGCTTTGCAATATTTACTTAAAATTAAAGCCTTTCAACGCCTGGTTATACTGGGGCGGTCCAGAGGCGTGGGAACGGTGGAAGACATTATTGACGGCCAGACCATGCGGTCGTTGGGGGTGAAACTATGTTGA